A genome region from Engraulis encrasicolus isolate BLACKSEA-1 chromosome 6, IST_EnEncr_1.0, whole genome shotgun sequence includes the following:
- the LOC134450481 gene encoding uncharacterized protein LOC134450481, translated as MSDYESDEEFDFDSEPKGYMYEPEYTEDELRQMELDRAERERVDREATVEAEAGATAGPAVSRLADKSWCTCSKCEIMQTEVECYCCHEWELVMPQLQNLSIHEDVGGTAAAVCITNNNDIPALLNEGVLRTFFHVPKINWKRRPRPAGPDGQLSAEQYRLIAYRIVLEWGLQGEKLGPGNRRVLPSCVVELIRRTYPSPTGQYAGFKESVDAQQLF; from the exons ATGTCCGACTACGAAAGCGACGAGGAATTCGACTTCGACTCAGAGCCAAAGGGGTATATGTATGAACCCGAGTATACTGAAGATGAACTGAGACAAATGGAGTTAGATCGGGccgaaagagagagggtggacaGAGAAGCGACAGTAGAAGCTGAAGCTGGAGCCACAGCTGGACCTGCGGTGTCCAGGTTGGCTGACAAATCTTGGTGCACTTGTTCGAAGTGCGAGATAATGCAGACAGAAGTGGAGTGTTACTGCTGCCACGAGTGGGAGTTAGTAATGCCACAGCTACAAAACCTGTCCATCCATGAAGATGTCGGCGGGACGGCTGCTGCAGTCTGCATCACCAACAACAATGACATCCCTGCCCTCCTGAATGAGGGCGTCTTGAGGACCTTTTTCCATGTTCCCAAAATCAACTGGAAGAGGCGTCCCAGACCAGCTGGACCCGATGGCCAGTTGTCTGCAGA ACAGTACAGGCTGATTGCCTATCGCATCGTCCTGGAATGGGGTTTACAAGGAGAGAAGCTTGGTCCAGGCAACAGGAGAGTTCTTCCTTCCTGTGTGGTGGAGCTAATCAGAAGAACCTATCCATCACCAACTGGGCAATATGCAGGTTTCAAGGAGTCAGTGGATGCACAGCAATTGTTTTAA